The Mycobacterium sp. 3519A genome contains a region encoding:
- a CDS encoding sugar ABC transporter ATP-binding protein, translating into MAHIEIRNVSKRFGATAALSDVSMSVEAGQVHGLLGENGAGKSTLMKVLSGVVKPDAGDVHIGGKPLHLGSPRDSREIGLAMAYQELSAPPNITVATKLCLPNLPTRFGFAVSQRALLEKARARLREWEADDLDPHAVIGELSLAARQQVEIVAALSSSPSLLVLDEPTAALPDPSWLFRQLNRVTASGAAVIYISHKLNEINAICDTGTVLRNGKTVASFTRGELSEDELVELMIGRSFNHAFPAKPDEKSFGDVVLDVRELSAGTKLTGVSLQVRAGEIVGVAGLEGQGQRELFYALAGELRPHAGTLAVADKSGSVDFALVPEERKSEALFLQMRADFNLTLPLTSRFARGSVVSRRRERQLSAEVAADVNLAPKMLKQRIADLSGGNQQKVVFGRAVAQSPRCLLLFDPTRGVDAATKLEIYKLAREFAAKGHAVLVYSTEIPELVGLCDRVCSLYDGRIVAEHTADELIESSVMRSVLGRNAEVVR; encoded by the coding sequence ATGGCGCATATCGAAATACGCAATGTCAGTAAGAGATTCGGCGCGACCGCCGCGTTGTCGGATGTCTCGATGTCCGTGGAAGCGGGCCAGGTGCACGGGCTGCTCGGGGAGAACGGTGCGGGTAAGTCGACCCTGATGAAGGTGCTTTCCGGCGTGGTGAAACCCGACGCGGGGGACGTGCACATCGGCGGCAAACCCTTACACCTGGGTTCCCCGCGAGACTCCCGTGAGATCGGTCTGGCGATGGCTTACCAAGAGCTGTCCGCCCCGCCGAACATCACGGTTGCCACCAAGCTGTGCCTGCCGAACCTGCCGACCCGCTTCGGATTCGCGGTATCGCAACGAGCGTTGCTCGAGAAGGCGCGCGCGCGGCTGCGTGAATGGGAGGCCGACGACCTCGACCCGCACGCGGTGATCGGCGAACTCAGCCTGGCCGCTCGCCAACAGGTGGAAATCGTTGCGGCGCTGTCGAGCTCGCCGTCGTTGCTGGTGCTCGACGAGCCGACGGCGGCACTGCCCGACCCCAGCTGGCTGTTCCGGCAGCTCAACCGCGTCACGGCATCGGGTGCCGCGGTCATCTACATCAGCCACAAGCTCAACGAGATCAACGCGATCTGCGACACCGGCACGGTACTGCGCAACGGGAAGACGGTGGCAAGCTTCACCCGAGGCGAACTATCCGAGGACGAGCTGGTCGAATTGATGATCGGTCGCTCGTTCAACCACGCCTTTCCCGCCAAGCCCGACGAAAAGAGCTTCGGTGACGTGGTTTTGGACGTCCGCGAACTGTCGGCGGGCACCAAGCTGACCGGGGTGTCGCTGCAGGTGCGGGCCGGTGAGATCGTCGGCGTGGCCGGCCTCGAGGGCCAGGGTCAACGGGAGCTGTTCTACGCGTTGGCTGGCGAGCTGCGCCCGCACGCGGGCACGCTGGCTGTTGCGGACAAGTCGGGATCCGTCGATTTCGCTCTGGTTCCTGAGGAGCGCAAGAGTGAGGCGCTGTTTCTTCAGATGCGCGCCGACTTCAACCTGACGCTGCCCCTCACGTCGCGGTTCGCGCGGGGATCGGTGGTGTCGCGACGACGAGAGCGCCAGCTCAGCGCAGAGGTGGCGGCCGACGTCAACCTCGCACCGAAGATGCTCAAGCAGCGCATCGCCGACCTGTCGGGAGGCAACCAGCAGAAGGTGGTGTTCGGTCGGGCCGTTGCTCAATCACCCCGATGCCTGCTGCTGTTCGACCCGACCCGCGGCGTCGACGCGGCGACGAAGTTGGAAATCTACAAGTTGGCACGGGAATTCGCGGCCAAGGGGCACGCGGTGCTGGTGTACTCGACCGAGATTCCTGAACTCGTCGGATTGTGCGACCGCGTCTGTTCGCTCTACGACGGCCGGATCGTCGCCGAACACACCGCAGACGAACTCATCGAGAGTTCGGTGATGCGCAGCGTACTGGGCCGCAACGCGGAGGTCGTCCGATGA
- a CDS encoding ABC transporter permease produces the protein MSMIESLTRRSVGTNRETRIAAIVFIACYGSVLFVTPFERNSYAFNNFVVLMTPLAIAAVGTTLVLITGGFDLSVAGTISLSNVVAATTMAKYPDATWLIVLVVIAVGLLVGLVNGLLVVRAGLQSLAVTLGTFIILTGVALVVLPAPGGEVPESFALALTDPLGPVPVALIVLALLAGACWAFSTSSIGVAAYAVGADRQAALMSGIRVGTVEIICYTLAGGLYAAAGIYLTAITASGDPNAGRPFLLTCFAAMALGLVGFRGGSGSAVATILGAGSLVALPKLLFAAGIEDFWSGALQGTVILIALAIPVITMRLAARPRSAVQEGVAR, from the coding sequence ATGAGCATGATCGAATCCCTGACCCGCCGCAGCGTCGGCACCAACCGGGAAACCCGCATCGCCGCCATCGTGTTCATCGCGTGTTACGGATCGGTGCTGTTCGTGACGCCGTTCGAACGGAACAGCTACGCCTTCAACAACTTCGTCGTGTTGATGACCCCGCTGGCGATCGCCGCGGTCGGCACGACCCTGGTACTCATCACGGGCGGATTCGACCTGTCGGTCGCGGGCACCATCAGCCTCTCGAACGTCGTCGCTGCCACCACGATGGCGAAGTATCCGGATGCGACTTGGCTGATCGTGCTGGTGGTCATCGCGGTCGGCTTGCTCGTCGGATTGGTGAACGGTCTGCTCGTCGTCCGGGCTGGTTTGCAGTCGTTGGCAGTGACTCTCGGCACGTTCATCATCCTGACGGGCGTCGCACTGGTCGTGCTCCCGGCGCCGGGCGGCGAGGTTCCCGAGTCCTTCGCACTGGCACTGACGGATCCCCTCGGCCCGGTGCCGGTCGCGCTGATCGTGCTGGCCCTGCTCGCCGGGGCGTGCTGGGCGTTCAGCACCTCGTCGATCGGGGTGGCGGCCTACGCCGTCGGCGCCGATCGGCAGGCGGCACTGATGTCGGGTATTCGAGTCGGGACGGTGGAGATCATCTGCTACACCCTCGCCGGCGGACTCTATGCGGCGGCGGGCATCTACCTGACCGCCATCACCGCCTCGGGAGATCCCAACGCCGGACGGCCTTTCCTGCTGACATGCTTTGCGGCGATGGCCCTGGGTTTGGTCGGTTTCCGGGGAGGTTCGGGCAGCGCGGTGGCCACCATCCTGGGGGCCGGCAGCCTGGTGGCGCTGCCCAAGCTGCTCTTCGCAGCGGGCATCGAGGACTTCTGGTCGGGCGCGTTGCAGGGCACCGTCATCCTCATCGCGCTCGCGATCCCGGTGATCACCATGCGGCTCGCGGCGCGACCACGATCCGCCGTCCAGGAAGGGGTGGCACGATGA